Sequence from the Oceanococcus atlanticus genome:
GAGGGCCATCATGGCTGAGTTGCAAACTTTGGCACGCCCCTACGCCCGCGCTGCGTTTTCCGTGGCGCGTGATGCCCAGTCATTGCCCCAATGGGGTGATGCGCTGACGCGTCTGGCCGAGGCTGCGTCCAACGACGACATGGCGGCTTTGATCGGCCATCCCGGTGTCGGTTCTGAACAGCTGCTGGAGATGTTGCAGCAGCTGTCCGGAGCACCTGGTGATGCGTCGTTGGGCAATCTGCTCAAAGTGCTGGCCGAGAATCGTCGTCTGGCCCTGCTGCCCGCCATCGCAGAAGAGTTTTCTGCCTTGCGCGAAGCCTATGAACATCTGCGCAATGTGCGTATCGCTTCAGCCTCCGAGCTGGGCGAGGCACAGCAAAGCGGAATCGTCGACGCGCTCAAGCAGCGCCTGGGCGATGATGTTCAGGTGCAGTGGGCGGTGGACGCGGATCTGATCGGCGGGGCCGTGGTGTCCGCCGGTGACCTAGTCATCGATGGTTCGGTGCGTGGCGAGATGTCTCGTCTGCGTAGCGCACTCACTCAATAAATACAGGATTGCAGACGATGCAGTTGAATCCTTCTGAGATCAGCGAGCTGATCAAATCCCGAATCGAGAACTTTGAAGTTCTCACCGAAGCCCGCAACACTGGCACCATCGTGAGCCTGGCCGACGGCATCGTGCGTGTGCACGGTCTGTCTGACGCCGTTCTGGGTGAGATGTTGGAATTCCCGGGTGAAACCTACGGTCTGGCGCTCAACCTTGAGCGTGATTCTGTTGGTGCGGTGATTCTGGGTGATTACAAACACCTGACGGAAGGCGACACGGTTAAGACTACCGGTCGCATTCTTGAAGTGCCGATCGGCCCCGAGCTGCTGGGTCGTGTGGTGAACTCGCTGGGCCAGCCGATTGACGGCAAAGGCGCCATCGATGCCAAGGAAAGCGCGCCGATCGAGAAGGTCGCGCCGGGCGTTATTGAGCGTCAGTCGGTCGATCAGCCGGTGCAGACCGGTTACAAATCGGTTGACGCCATGGTTCCGGTTGGCCGTGGCCAGCGTGAGCTGGTGATTGGTGACCGTCAGACCGGTAAAACCGCACTGGCTATCGACGCCATCATCAACCAGAAAGACACCGGCGTGAAATGCGTCTACGTCGCCATCGGTCAGAAGGCGTCGTCGATTGCCAACGTGGTGCGCAAGCTGGAAGAAAACGATGCCATGGCGCACACCATCGTGGTGGCGGCTTCGGCTTCGGAATCGGCAGCCATGCAGTTCATCGCGCCGTACGCCGGTTGCTCCATGGGCGAGTATTTCCGCGACCGCGGTGAAGATGCCCTGATCGTCTATGACGATCTGTCCAAGCAGGCTGTGGCTTACCGTTCCGTCTCCCTGCTGCTGCGCCGCCCGCCGGGCCGTGAAGCATTCCCGGGTGACGTGTTCTATCTCCATTCACGTCTGCTTGAGCGTGCTGCGCGCGTAAACGCCGACTACGTTGAGAAGTTCACCAACGGTGAAGTCAAAGGCAAAACGGGCTCGCTGACCGCACTGCCGATCATCGAAACCCAGGCTGGCGACGTCTCTGCGTTCGTTCCGACCAACGTGATTTCCATCACCGACGGTCAGATCTTCCTTGAGACCGACCTGTTCAACGCGGGCATTCGCCCGGCTATGAACGCCGGTATCTCGGTGTCGCGTGTGGGTGGTGCTGCACAGACCAAGATCATCAAGAAGCTTGGCGGCGGTATTCGTCTGGCACTGGCTCAGTATCGTGAGTTGGCCGCGTTTGCCCAGTTCGCTTCGGATCTGGATGAGGCAACCCGCAAGCAGCTGGAGCGTGGTCAGCGTGTGACCGAGCTGATGAAACAGGCTCAGTATGCACCGCTGTCGGTCGGCAACATGGCGATCTCGCTGTACGCCGCTGACAAAGGCTACCTCGACGATGTGCCGGTCAACAAAGTCGTCAAGTTTGACGAAGATCTGCATCGTTACCTCGCATCGGAACAGCAGGCGTTGCTGGACACCATCAATGCGAAGGGTGACTACAACGACGAGATCGAGAGCGGCATCAAAGCTGCGCTCGAAGGCTTCAAGAAGCAGTGGGCGGCGTAAGCCCCCACTGTTGACCAGAGTCTGATATGGCAAGTGCCAAAGAAATCCGCACCAAGATCGGCAGCGTAAAAAATACGCAGAAGATCACCAAAGCCATGGAAATGGTTGCGGCCTCGAAGATGCGCAAGGCTCAGGACCGCGTGATGGCGTCCCGGCCTTACGCCGAGCGCCTGCGCCGGACCATGGGCCATCTGTCCAAGGCCAACCCGGAATATCGGCATCCCTTTGTGGTGGAGCGTGAAGTCAAGCGCGTCGCCATTATTGTGGTGTCGACCGACCGTGGTCTTTGCGGCGGCCTGAACATCAACCTGTTCCGTAAAACCCTGGGTGAGCTGAAGCACTGGAAAAGCCAGAATGTGGATGTGGACATCGCAGTGGTTGGTAACAAGGCGCGTGCGTTCTTCAAGCGTCTTGGCGGCAACGTTATTGCCGAGCAGAGCAATCTGGGCGACACCCCGCATCTGGACCAGCTGATTGGTCTGATGAAGGTGGTGCTCGATGCCTACCGCGACGGCAAGGTTGATCGTGTGCTGCTGCTCAGCAACGAATTCGTCAACACCATGACCCAAAAGCCCGATGTGCAGCAGTTGCTGCCGGTGGCTCAGCAGGCGGGTGAGGATGATGGTGAGTTGCTTGACCTGTGGGACTACATCTACGAGCCGGAACCGGCAGAGCTGCTTGACGATGTGCTGATGCGCTTTGTCGAATCGCAGGTCTACCAGGCCGTGGTCGAGAACGTGGCCTGTGAAATGGCTGCGCGTATGGTCGCCATGAAGAGCGCATCGGACAACGCCGGTCAGATCATTGAGGACTTGCAGCTGGCCTATAACAAGGCCCGTCAGGCTGCGATTACTCAGGAGCTGGCGGAAATCGTCGGTGGCGCAGCCGCGGTGTAGCGGTTACGAATTGAATTGAATCTTGCCGTAACGCGGCGAAAAAGCTTAGGAAAAGAGGACTTTATTGATGAGTTCCGGAAAGATTGTCCAGATTATCGGCGCCGTCGTAGACGTCGAATTCGCGCGCGATGCGATGCCCAAGGTGTATGACGCCCTGCGTGTTGCTGAAGCGGGCCTGACCCTGGAAGTCCAGCAGCAGATGGGCGACGGGGTTGTCCGTGCCATCGCCATGGGGCCGTCGGAAGGCCTCAAGCGCGGCATGTCGGCGGAAAGCACCGGCGCACCGATTTCGGTGCCGGTTGGCCAGGGCACCCTGGGCCGCATCATGAACGTACTGGGCGAGCCGCAGGACGAGCGTGGTGAGGTGCAGACCGAAGAGCGTTGGTCGATTCACCGTGAAGCGCCGAGCTACGAAGAGCAGTCCGGTTCTACCGATCTGCTGGAAACTGGCATCAAGGTCATCGACCTGTTGTGCCCGTTCGCCAAAGGCGGCAAGGTTGGCCTGTTCGGCGGTGCCGGCGTAGGCAAGACCGTGAACATGCTCGAGCTGATCAACAACATCGCCAAAGAGCACTCGGGTCTGTCCGTGTTCGCCGGTGTTGGTGAGCGTACCCGTGAAGGTAACGACTTCTACCACGAAATGTCCGAGGCTGGCGTTATCCAGCTTGACGACCTGACCCAGTCCAAAGTGGCGATGGTTTACGGCCAGATGAACGAGCCGCCGGGTAACCGTCTGCGCGTGGCGCTGTCGGGTTTGACCATGGCCGAGTTCTTCCGTGATGAAGGTCGTGACGTGTTGTTCTTCGTCGACAACATCTACCGTTACACCCTGGCCGGTACCGAGGTGTCCGCACTGCTCGGTCGTATGCCGTCGGCGGTGGGTTACCAGCCGACCCTGGCTGAGGAAATGGGCGTTCTGCAGGAGCGCATCACCTCGACCAAGACCGGTTCGATCACCTCCGTTCAGGCCGTATACGTACCCGCGGATGACTTGACTGACCCGTCGCCGGCAACCACCTTTGCTCACCTTGACGCCACCGTCGTGTTGTCGCGTGACATCGCCTCGCTGGGTATCTACCCGGCTGTGGACCCGCTCGATTCGACCAGCCGTCAGCTTGACCCGCTGGTCATCGGTGCCGAGCACTACAACACCGCCCGTGAAGTTCAGGGCGTGCTGCAGCGCTACAAGGAACTGAAGGACATCATCGCGATTCTGGGCATGGACGAGCTGTCTGAAGAAGACAAGCAGATCGTGGCCCGCGCGCGTAAGATTCAGCGATTCCTGTCGCAGCCGTTCCACGTGGCTGAAGTGTTTACCGGCGCGCCGGGTAAATACTGCTCGCTCAAGGACACCATCCGTGGTTTCCGCGGCATTGTCGACGGCGAGTATGATCATCTGCCGGAACAGGCTTTCTACATGGTGGGCACCATCGAAGAAGCCGTCGAAAAAGCCGAGAAGGTTTAAACCCCGATGGAACTCAAGGTCGACATCGTCAGCGCCGAAGGCGAAATCCACGCTGGTACCGCCAGCATGGTGTTCGCGCCGGCAGAAATGGGCGAGGTGGGCATCGCGCCCCGCCACGCACCCTTGCTGACGCGTCTTAACCCGGGGGTTGTGCGGGTCAAGAACGGTGATGAAGAGCAGGAGTTCTTCGTCTCCGGTGGCCTGCTGGAAGTTCAGCCTTATAAAGTCACGGTCATGGCGGACACCGCTCAACGTGCACACGATATTGATGAGGCCGCGGCGATTGAAGCCAAGAAGCGTGCTGAAGAGGCGCTGTCGCAGGCGGGATCGGATATCGACATGGCGCGTGCTCAGGCCGAACTGGCTGAAGCCGCGGCGCGTTTGCATCTGGTCAGCAAGCTGAAGACCAAACGCTGAGCTTCGACACCTGAACTTCGATAGATAAAAGGGCCGTTTACGGCCCTTTTTCGTATCCGGCGCTATCATGCACGGACAATGTTTGAGGAAGAATATCGCGTGGCTGTACACAGTGTGATCCTGGCCGCAGGGCAAGGCACCCGGATGCGTTCGGCACACCCCAAGGTTTTGCAGCAATTGGCTGGTCGCAGCCTGTTGTCGCATGTGTTGCACGGCCAGGCCCAGCCCTTGAGTGATGTCATCCATATCGTGTTCGGGCATGGCGGAGATGCGGTGCGGCAGGCCTTTGCCGACGCCACTGATCTGAGCTGGGTCGAACAACGCGAACAGCTCGGAACGGGCCATGCAATGGCTCAGGCATTGCCGCAGATTCCGGACGATGCTGTTGTGCTGGTCTTGTATGGCGACGTGCCCATGGTGGGTGAGAACAGCTTGCAAGCGCTGTGCGAGATCGCCGCCCGGGACGCCCTGGCAATCTTGACCGTGGAGCTTGAGAACCCAACAGGCTACGGGCGCATCTTGCGTGATGATGGCCGTGTGGTGGGGATTGTCGAGCACAAAGATGCCAGCGACGTGCAGCGTCAGATCCGTGAGGTCAACACCGGGCTGCTGGCCGCGCCAGCCGCAGCGCTCAAGCGCTGGGTCGGTGCGCTGGACAACAACAATGCACAAGGCGAGTTTTACCTGACCGACTGTGTTGCCAAGGCGGCAGGCGAGGGTATGGATGTGCATGCGGTGCTGGCCGAGTCCGAGGTGGAGGTCGCCGGCGTTAATGATCGCCGCCAACTTGCTGCACTGGAGCGGGCCTATCAGGCCAGACAGGCCGACCGACTGATGGGCGAAGGCGTGCAGCTGATCGACCCGGCGCGCTTCGATCTGCGCGGCCAGCTCAGCGCAGGGCGTGATTGCCTGATCGACGTGAATTGCGTGATCGAAGGTGAGGTGCAGCTGGCGGACGGCGTGCACATTGGCCCCAACTGTGTACTACGCAATGTGCGGATCGGCAATGCCACACGGATTGAAGCCAATAGTGTGCTGGAAGACGCGCAGATCGGCGCGTCCTGCAGCATTGGGCCGTTCGCGCGTGTGCGCCCCGGCACCCGGATGGCGGATCATGCGCGTATCGGCAACTTCGTGGAAACCAAGAAAGCGCAGATCGGAACAGGCAGTAAAATCAATCACCTGAGTTATGTTGGTGATGCTATTTTGGGTGATCACGTCAACGTTGGTGCAGGCACCATCACCTGTAACTATGACGGTGTGAACAAACACACAACTCACATTGGCGACGGTGCCTTCATCGGCTCCGATACCGCCTTGGTTGCGCCGGTCAGTGTCGGCGCAAACGCCACGATTGGGGCCGGTTCGGTGATCTCCAAAAATGCACCGGCAGATAAGCTGACCGTGGCGCGCGGGCGTCAGGTCACCGTGGATGGCTGGCAGCGTCCACAAAAAAAGGACAAGTGATATGTGCGGTATTGTCGCGGCGATAGCTCAGCGAGATGTGACACCGATTCTGCTGGAAGGCCTCAAGCGCCTGGAGTATCGCGGTTACGACTCGGCCGGTGTGGCGGTGGTCGACAACGGCGCGCTGCAGCTGGCCCGCGCGGTGGGCAAGGTCGCGGCCTTGCAGGACACGCTCAACAACACCGCAGTGCGCGGTGCTCTGGGTATCGCGCACACCCGCTGGGCAACCCACGGTGAGGTCAGCGAGCGCAACGCGCATCCGCATGTGTCCAGCCAGCGGGTTGCAGTGGTCCACAACGGCATCATTGAAAACTACGCCACGATTCGTGAAATGCTCGTGGCCGAGGGCTATGTCTTTGTCTCGGAAACCGACAGCGAGACGATTGCGCATCTGATCGATTTCGAGTTGCGCCGTTGCCCGAGCTTGCTGGCGGCAGTGCAGGCTGCGGTGGCTCAGTTCAAAGGCGCGTACGGTCTGGCCGTGATGGCCCTGGATACGCCGGACGAGCTGGTGGTGGCACGCTCTGGCAGTCCGCTGGTTTTGGGCCTGGGCATCGGCGAGAACTTTGTCGCCTCTGATGTCGCAGCGCTGGTCCCGGTGACCCAGCGCGTGGTGTTCTTGCAGGAAGGCGACGTGGCGCAGCTGAGTCGCGAAACCTGGCAGGTGTTTGATGCGCAAGGCGAGGCCGTTGAGCGGGTTGTGCATGAAGCGTCGCAATCGGATGTGGCCGATCGCGGTGGTTATCGCCACTACATGCTCAAGGAAATCTTCGAGCAGCCCCGCGCACTGGCCGATACCCTGCAGGAACGCATCAGCCACGACGCCCTGCTGCCGCAATCCTTAGGTCCTGCGGCGGAAAAATTGCTGGCCACTGCCGAAAATGTACATATCGTCGCCTGCGGCACCAGCTATCACGCCGGCATGGTGGCGCGCTACTGGATCGAAACACTGGCCGGTGTGCCCGTCAATGTGGAGCTGGCGTCCGAATACCGATACCGCGACGTGGTTGTACCCAGCAACACGCTGTTCGTGACCTTGTCGCAGTCCGGCGAAACCGCCGACACCTTGGCCGCCTTACACTTTGCCAAGAGTGCCGGCTACCTGGCTACGCTGACGATCTGCAACTCGGCGCAAAGCTCTATGGTGCGTGAGTCTGACCTGGCCATGATGACTCGCGCAGGCCCAGAGATCGGCGTGGCGTCGACCAAGGCGTTCACCACTCAGTTGATCTCGCTACTGCTGATCGCCGGCATGCTCGGCAAGCTGCGTGGCCGTCTGACGTCTGCCCGTGAAGCCGAGTTGGTGAGTCATCTGAGCAAGGCGCCAGGCCTGGTGGAGGACGCGCTCAAGATGGATAAGGCCATTCAAGCCTTGTCGGAAGACTTCGCCGACAAGCAGCATGCGCTTTTCCTGGGCCGCGGCACGCAGTTCCCCATTGCTATGGAAGGCGCCCTGAAGCTCAAGGAAATTTCCTACATTCACGCCGAAGCCTACGCGGCCGGCGAGCTCAAGCATGGTCCGCTGGCATTGATCGATGAAGACATGCCAACCATTGTTGTGGCACCCAACAACGATCTGCTCGACAAGCTCAAATCGAATCTTGAAGTTGTGCGGGCACGAGGTGGGCAGCTTTATGTTTTCGCGGATGCAGATACCGGTATACGTTCAGAGCCCGCCATCCGGGTGACCGCTGTGCCGCATATGGATGACCTTATCGCGCCGGTTGTTTACACCATTCCGCTGCAGTTACTGGCGTATCACGTTGCAATACTCAAAGGTACGGATGTCGATCAACCACGGAATCTGGCTAAGTCAGTCACTGTGGAGTAGTGCGGTGTGAGGCGGATCGATTGTTGTTCCGTATAAATAAAGTCTGT
This genomic interval carries:
- the atpA gene encoding F0F1 ATP synthase subunit alpha translates to MQLNPSEISELIKSRIENFEVLTEARNTGTIVSLADGIVRVHGLSDAVLGEMLEFPGETYGLALNLERDSVGAVILGDYKHLTEGDTVKTTGRILEVPIGPELLGRVVNSLGQPIDGKGAIDAKESAPIEKVAPGVIERQSVDQPVQTGYKSVDAMVPVGRGQRELVIGDRQTGKTALAIDAIINQKDTGVKCVYVAIGQKASSIANVVRKLEENDAMAHTIVVAASASESAAMQFIAPYAGCSMGEYFRDRGEDALIVYDDLSKQAVAYRSVSLLLRRPPGREAFPGDVFYLHSRLLERAARVNADYVEKFTNGEVKGKTGSLTALPIIETQAGDVSAFVPTNVISITDGQIFLETDLFNAGIRPAMNAGISVSRVGGAAQTKIIKKLGGGIRLALAQYRELAAFAQFASDLDEATRKQLERGQRVTELMKQAQYAPLSVGNMAISLYAADKGYLDDVPVNKVVKFDEDLHRYLASEQQALLDTINAKGDYNDEIESGIKAALEGFKKQWAA
- the glmU gene encoding bifunctional UDP-N-acetylglucosamine diphosphorylase/glucosamine-1-phosphate N-acetyltransferase GlmU encodes the protein MAVHSVILAAGQGTRMRSAHPKVLQQLAGRSLLSHVLHGQAQPLSDVIHIVFGHGGDAVRQAFADATDLSWVEQREQLGTGHAMAQALPQIPDDAVVLVLYGDVPMVGENSLQALCEIAARDALAILTVELENPTGYGRILRDDGRVVGIVEHKDASDVQRQIREVNTGLLAAPAAALKRWVGALDNNNAQGEFYLTDCVAKAAGEGMDVHAVLAESEVEVAGVNDRRQLAALERAYQARQADRLMGEGVQLIDPARFDLRGQLSAGRDCLIDVNCVIEGEVQLADGVHIGPNCVLRNVRIGNATRIEANSVLEDAQIGASCSIGPFARVRPGTRMADHARIGNFVETKKAQIGTGSKINHLSYVGDAILGDHVNVGAGTITCNYDGVNKHTTHIGDGAFIGSDTALVAPVSVGANATIGAGSVISKNAPADKLTVARGRQVTVDGWQRPQKKDK
- the atpG gene encoding F0F1 ATP synthase subunit gamma, which translates into the protein MASAKEIRTKIGSVKNTQKITKAMEMVAASKMRKAQDRVMASRPYAERLRRTMGHLSKANPEYRHPFVVEREVKRVAIIVVSTDRGLCGGLNINLFRKTLGELKHWKSQNVDVDIAVVGNKARAFFKRLGGNVIAEQSNLGDTPHLDQLIGLMKVVLDAYRDGKVDRVLLLSNEFVNTMTQKPDVQQLLPVAQQAGEDDGELLDLWDYIYEPEPAELLDDVLMRFVESQVYQAVVENVACEMAARMVAMKSASDNAGQIIEDLQLAYNKARQAAITQELAEIVGGAAAV
- the atpD gene encoding F0F1 ATP synthase subunit beta, which gives rise to MSSGKIVQIIGAVVDVEFARDAMPKVYDALRVAEAGLTLEVQQQMGDGVVRAIAMGPSEGLKRGMSAESTGAPISVPVGQGTLGRIMNVLGEPQDERGEVQTEERWSIHREAPSYEEQSGSTDLLETGIKVIDLLCPFAKGGKVGLFGGAGVGKTVNMLELINNIAKEHSGLSVFAGVGERTREGNDFYHEMSEAGVIQLDDLTQSKVAMVYGQMNEPPGNRLRVALSGLTMAEFFRDEGRDVLFFVDNIYRYTLAGTEVSALLGRMPSAVGYQPTLAEEMGVLQERITSTKTGSITSVQAVYVPADDLTDPSPATTFAHLDATVVLSRDIASLGIYPAVDPLDSTSRQLDPLVIGAEHYNTAREVQGVLQRYKELKDIIAILGMDELSEEDKQIVARARKIQRFLSQPFHVAEVFTGAPGKYCSLKDTIRGFRGIVDGEYDHLPEQAFYMVGTIEEAVEKAEKV
- a CDS encoding F0F1 ATP synthase subunit delta, giving the protein MAELQTLARPYARAAFSVARDAQSLPQWGDALTRLAEAASNDDMAALIGHPGVGSEQLLEMLQQLSGAPGDASLGNLLKVLAENRRLALLPAIAEEFSALREAYEHLRNVRIASASELGEAQQSGIVDALKQRLGDDVQVQWAVDADLIGGAVVSAGDLVIDGSVRGEMSRLRSALTQ
- the glmS gene encoding glutamine--fructose-6-phosphate transaminase (isomerizing) — encoded protein: MCGIVAAIAQRDVTPILLEGLKRLEYRGYDSAGVAVVDNGALQLARAVGKVAALQDTLNNTAVRGALGIAHTRWATHGEVSERNAHPHVSSQRVAVVHNGIIENYATIREMLVAEGYVFVSETDSETIAHLIDFELRRCPSLLAAVQAAVAQFKGAYGLAVMALDTPDELVVARSGSPLVLGLGIGENFVASDVAALVPVTQRVVFLQEGDVAQLSRETWQVFDAQGEAVERVVHEASQSDVADRGGYRHYMLKEIFEQPRALADTLQERISHDALLPQSLGPAAEKLLATAENVHIVACGTSYHAGMVARYWIETLAGVPVNVELASEYRYRDVVVPSNTLFVTLSQSGETADTLAALHFAKSAGYLATLTICNSAQSSMVRESDLAMMTRAGPEIGVASTKAFTTQLISLLLIAGMLGKLRGRLTSAREAELVSHLSKAPGLVEDALKMDKAIQALSEDFADKQHALFLGRGTQFPIAMEGALKLKEISYIHAEAYAAGELKHGPLALIDEDMPTIVVAPNNDLLDKLKSNLEVVRARGGQLYVFADADTGIRSEPAIRVTAVPHMDDLIAPVVYTIPLQLLAYHVAILKGTDVDQPRNLAKSVTVE
- a CDS encoding F0F1 ATP synthase subunit epsilon, producing the protein MELKVDIVSAEGEIHAGTASMVFAPAEMGEVGIAPRHAPLLTRLNPGVVRVKNGDEEQEFFVSGGLLEVQPYKVTVMADTAQRAHDIDEAAAIEAKKRAEEALSQAGSDIDMARAQAELAEAAARLHLVSKLKTKR